From a region of the Nitrospira sp. genome:
- a CDS encoding response regulator transcription factor: MGFTNHKKILVVEDEQDILQLVKHYLEKEGFRPLTAMSGLEALKKVKEEKPDLVVLDLMLPEMDGLEVCKRLRSVPDTAMLPILMLTAKAEESDTIVGLELGADDYVTKPFSPKALIARVKALLRRIERVPAGGSNPQHYGALTMNLERHEVSLGKQEVPLTAKEFGLLEHLLRHRGRVLTREVLLNAVWGYDYYGTTRTVDVHIRRLKQKLPLLEEAIVSVKSLGYKLKDSNVSE; this comes from the coding sequence ATGGGCTTCACCAACCACAAGAAAATCCTCGTCGTTGAAGACGAGCAGGACATTCTGCAGCTCGTTAAGCACTATTTGGAGAAGGAGGGGTTTCGACCTCTCACCGCCATGAGCGGGCTTGAAGCTCTGAAGAAAGTGAAAGAGGAGAAACCCGATCTGGTCGTCCTCGATCTGATGTTGCCTGAGATGGATGGACTCGAAGTCTGCAAACGCCTCCGCTCCGTTCCTGATACCGCCATGCTCCCGATCCTCATGCTGACGGCAAAAGCCGAAGAGTCGGACACGATCGTCGGTCTTGAATTGGGCGCCGATGATTATGTGACCAAGCCCTTCAGTCCCAAAGCGCTGATCGCCCGCGTGAAGGCCCTGCTGCGTCGAATCGAACGTGTGCCTGCCGGTGGATCAAATCCGCAGCACTATGGTGCGCTCACCATGAATCTGGAGCGGCATGAGGTCAGTCTCGGGAAACAAGAGGTGCCGCTGACGGCGAAAGAGTTCGGCCTGCTCGAGCATTTGCTGCGGCATCGCGGCCGTGTATTGACCCGAGAAGTTCTGCTCAATGCTGTGTGGGGCTACGATTACTATGGCACGACCAGAACGGTCGACGTGCATATCCGCCGTTTGAAACAGAAGTTGCCGCTGCTCGAAGAGGCCATCGTGTCTGTGAAATCATTGGGATATAAGCTCAAAGATTCCAACGTATCAGAATGA
- a CDS encoding ATP-binding protein — translation MTWSIRWKVALGTLVAVSCGLLIAGVMTVHSLERRYVTQFGDELEAKAKLVEYSFQPQFFSPSSPATLSSLQEMARDLGQRASARVTLVAANGTVLADSAVRDTDLHSVENHRSRPEVQQALSTGHGEDIRPSHTTGERTMYHAILMRPPQNASPVVVRVGVPMVVLDRELSELQQRLFLALGIAFLVALTLSVWLAHSITKPLSDIASAARRLGSDNQVFHVRTTAQDEVGLLASTLNHMADQLHAKIEELSEDRSQLLAVLTSMVEGVMVLDSRGHVLQINPALGRMFGISRVEARGRPCAELFRHQQLNDLVTSILRSRTHHQDEIVLQLSGRCLQIEASPAGGERENEASVVLVFHDMTELRRLEKIRKDFVANVSHELRTPLTSIKGYVEALLDGAKDDPSASTTFLGIILKQSDRLNLIIEDLLELSKIESGDVSLKEDPLELRSVIDRTLSMIKPIADKNRHRLVTVVDPSLPPVAGDEGRLVQVLTNLLDNAVKYTPAGGTITIGAKLAHPAGNAEPPAGAIELSVADTGIGIPEEDRPRVFERFYRVDKARSRELGGTGLGLAIVKHIVEGHGGQVWVEANHPQGSRFVVRLPLSTAAGSLHHVSEASKA, via the coding sequence ATGACATGGTCGATTCGGTGGAAAGTAGCACTCGGCACGCTCGTGGCAGTCTCCTGTGGACTGTTGATCGCCGGCGTGATGACCGTTCATTCCCTTGAACGGCGGTACGTCACACAATTCGGTGATGAGTTGGAGGCCAAAGCCAAGCTTGTCGAATACAGCTTTCAACCGCAGTTTTTCTCACCTTCCTCACCAGCAACCCTTTCCTCCTTGCAAGAGATGGCACGCGACCTTGGCCAGCGAGCCTCCGCCCGTGTGACCCTGGTCGCCGCAAACGGAACTGTGCTCGCCGATAGCGCCGTACGAGATACCGACTTGCACAGCGTGGAAAATCACCGGTCTCGGCCCGAAGTCCAACAAGCCCTTTCCACAGGACATGGAGAGGACATCCGTCCCAGCCACACGACCGGCGAGCGAACGATGTACCATGCCATTCTCATGCGGCCACCCCAGAATGCGTCGCCGGTCGTGGTGCGAGTAGGCGTTCCGATGGTCGTGCTGGACCGTGAACTCTCGGAGTTACAGCAACGTCTCTTTCTCGCGCTCGGAATCGCCTTCCTCGTCGCCCTGACGCTGAGCGTCTGGCTGGCTCACAGTATTACCAAACCTCTTTCGGATATCGCGTCGGCCGCCCGCCGATTGGGTTCCGACAACCAAGTATTTCACGTCAGAACGACCGCACAAGATGAAGTCGGCCTCCTCGCCTCGACACTCAATCACATGGCGGATCAGCTTCACGCCAAGATCGAGGAACTCTCGGAGGACCGCTCTCAACTGCTGGCCGTGCTGACCTCGATGGTCGAAGGCGTGATGGTGTTGGACTCCCGCGGCCATGTGCTGCAGATCAATCCCGCCTTAGGGCGCATGTTCGGCATCTCCCGCGTGGAGGCTCGGGGGCGACCCTGCGCCGAACTCTTTCGCCATCAACAGCTCAATGACCTGGTGACGTCCATTCTACGATCGCGCACCCATCATCAGGATGAAATTGTGCTGCAGCTAAGCGGGCGCTGCCTTCAGATTGAAGCCTCCCCTGCAGGAGGTGAGCGGGAAAACGAGGCCAGTGTGGTATTGGTGTTCCACGATATGACCGAGCTGCGACGGCTGGAAAAGATACGGAAAGATTTCGTGGCGAATGTCTCTCACGAACTTCGAACCCCGCTCACCTCGATCAAAGGCTACGTCGAGGCGTTGCTCGACGGCGCCAAGGACGATCCCTCCGCTTCGACGACATTCTTGGGAATTATCCTCAAACAAAGCGATCGGCTGAATCTGATCATTGAAGATTTGCTCGAGCTGTCGAAAATCGAATCGGGCGACGTCTCGTTAAAAGAGGACCCGCTTGAACTGCGCTCCGTCATCGACCGGACGCTGTCGATGATCAAACCAATCGCCGACAAAAATCGTCACCGGCTCGTCACGGTGGTCGATCCATCGCTCCCCCCTGTGGCAGGGGACGAAGGACGGCTCGTACAAGTCCTGACCAATCTACTCGACAACGCCGTCAAATATACCCCTGCGGGTGGGACCATTACGATCGGCGCCAAACTCGCTCACCCGGCTGGGAATGCCGAACCACCGGCCGGGGCGATCGAGCTCAGCGTCGCCGATACCGGAATCGGCATTCCCGAAGAGGACCGGCCTCGTGTCTTCGAACGGTTTTACCGCGTCGACAAAGCCCGGTCACGAGAGTTGGGAGGGACGGGACTCGGCCTCGCGATCGTGAAGCATATCGTTGAAGGGCATGGAGGACAGGTGTGGGTCGAAGCCAATCATCCTCAAGGGAGTCGATTTGTGGTCCGTCTGCCGCTCAGTACCGCTGCCGGCAGCCTCCATCACGTGAGCGAAGCAAGCAAGGCATAA
- a CDS encoding inorganic phosphate transporter, producing MTELSGILFVTVVLALLFDFSNGWHDCANAVATVVSTRVLSPLAAVLLAGVLNVAGAFFSTAVAKMIGGGIVFPDAITNTVVAGAMGGAILWNFLTLMLGLPTSSSHALIGGLVGSAVAHGGWAVVQFNGLRKILEAMIFSPLLGFGIGFLLMVLVSWVFFRVHRGVATKLFSRLQVVSASFMAFSHGANDAQKVMGVITLALVASGQLTSAEVPTWVIVACALAMGLGTTVGGWRIIRTLGIKMVKLEPVHGFCAETAAASVLLFAAHFGLPVSTTHTITSSILGVGSTKRLSAVRWGVTNKIFSAWVFTLPGAALLGAGVYALLASLT from the coding sequence ATGACTGAACTCAGCGGTATCCTTTTTGTGACAGTGGTGTTGGCGCTTCTGTTCGATTTTTCGAATGGGTGGCACGATTGCGCCAATGCTGTGGCGACGGTCGTCTCCACCCGTGTATTAAGCCCCCTCGCTGCGGTGCTGTTGGCTGGAGTGTTGAATGTCGCCGGAGCGTTCTTTTCGACGGCCGTGGCAAAAATGATCGGGGGAGGCATCGTGTTTCCCGACGCGATCACGAATACCGTGGTGGCCGGAGCGATGGGAGGGGCGATTCTCTGGAATTTTCTCACGCTGATGCTGGGACTGCCGACCAGTTCCTCTCACGCGCTGATCGGTGGACTCGTCGGCTCGGCGGTGGCGCACGGCGGCTGGGCGGTGGTGCAGTTCAACGGCCTGCGCAAGATTCTCGAAGCCATGATTTTTTCTCCCCTCTTGGGGTTCGGGATCGGATTTCTCCTGATGGTCCTGGTCAGCTGGGTGTTTTTTCGAGTTCATCGGGGTGTGGCGACCAAGCTATTCAGCCGACTCCAAGTCGTTTCGGCCAGCTTCATGGCATTCAGTCATGGGGCGAACGATGCTCAGAAAGTGATGGGTGTCATTACACTCGCCCTCGTGGCGTCCGGTCAGTTGACATCAGCGGAAGTGCCGACGTGGGTGATCGTGGCCTGCGCGCTGGCGATGGGGCTTGGAACTACCGTCGGCGGGTGGCGGATCATTCGGACTCTAGGAATCAAAATGGTGAAACTTGAGCCGGTTCATGGATTCTGTGCGGAGACGGCAGCCGCATCGGTCTTGCTGTTTGCCGCACACTTTGGCTTGCCGGTCAGCACGACCCACACCATCACCTCCTCGATCTTAGGTGTTGGATCGACCAAGCGTCTGTCTGCGGTTCGATGGGGAGTGACGAACAAGATCTTTTCAGCGTGGGTGTTTACACTGCCCGGAGCGGCGCTGTTGGGGGCGGGTGTTTATGCCTTGCTTGCTTCGCTCACGTGA
- a CDS encoding DUF47 family protein → MIFGLLPKEEAFFDLFKQAAHNVIEGSRLLKELMEDYTNVHQKIEQIKEVEHVGDGITHDIALRLNQTFLTPLDREDIHDLASALDDILDAVEAVADRFAMYRITQPTESAIRLADILHQASVAVGRGVDHIAMSHEEVKEYSVQVNSLENEADRVSRDAISELFEKETNPIAVIKWKEIYETFEEGTDRCEDVANVIERIVLKQS, encoded by the coding sequence ATGATTTTCGGCCTGCTTCCCAAAGAAGAAGCGTTTTTTGACTTATTTAAACAGGCGGCCCACAACGTCATTGAGGGCAGCCGTCTGCTCAAGGAGCTGATGGAGGACTACACGAATGTCCATCAGAAGATCGAGCAAATCAAGGAAGTGGAACATGTAGGGGACGGGATTACTCACGACATCGCCTTGCGCCTCAATCAAACCTTCCTGACTCCTCTTGACCGTGAAGATATCCACGATTTGGCCAGCGCATTAGATGATATTCTCGACGCGGTGGAAGCGGTGGCCGACCGGTTTGCCATGTACAGGATCACGCAGCCGACCGAGAGCGCGATTCGGCTGGCCGATATTCTTCATCAAGCTTCCGTCGCGGTGGGTCGCGGGGTCGATCATATCGCCATGTCTCATGAGGAAGTGAAAGAGTACAGTGTGCAGGTGAATAGTCTGGAGAACGAGGCTGATCGTGTGTCGCGCGACGCCATTTCAGAGCTGTTTGAGAAAGAGACCAATCCGATCGCCGTCATCAAGTGGAAAGAAATTTATGAAACCTTCGAAGAAGGAACCGACCGTTGTGAGGATGTCGCCAATGTCATCGAGCGCATTGTTCTCAAGCAGTCCTAG
- a CDS encoding ketoacyl-ACP synthase III, whose product MIRARVIGTGSYLPSRVVPNEEIAPKLGLTSSRIQRLTGIRTRHWAGDHEASSDMAVAAGRRALDAADCAASSIDAIILSTTSPDMVFPSTACSVQRGLGCRQVGAFDVSASCSGFLYGLSMAQAMIQSGQAKTCLVVAAEVKSRSLDHQDEATALLFGDGAGAVILQGEEDCSPEWRGILGIRLYADGAHHGLIRVPGGGSRTPLSSVRVRKREHTLRMQGASLFRIAVRRIEQAVLEILKEFGIGPGDLEQVVLHQANGRILSHVADRLGIDRDRLASVIERSGNTSSASLPIALDDAVCSGNISPGDLVLLGSFGGGFTWATGLVRW is encoded by the coding sequence ATGATCCGAGCAAGAGTCATTGGAACAGGCAGTTATCTCCCCTCTCGGGTTGTACCCAATGAAGAGATCGCTCCTAAACTGGGACTGACCTCGTCGCGAATCCAACGGTTAACCGGGATTCGAACCCGTCACTGGGCCGGAGATCACGAGGCATCTTCCGATATGGCAGTTGCGGCAGGACGTCGGGCACTTGATGCCGCTGATTGCGCGGCTTCTTCCATCGATGCCATCATTCTCTCCACGACCTCTCCCGATATGGTGTTTCCGTCAACAGCCTGTTCGGTCCAACGAGGATTGGGATGTAGACAAGTGGGGGCATTTGATGTGTCTGCCTCCTGTTCTGGATTCTTGTACGGGCTATCGATGGCACAGGCCATGATTCAGAGCGGGCAGGCCAAGACCTGTCTCGTCGTGGCCGCGGAGGTAAAGTCTCGATCGCTCGATCATCAGGATGAAGCGACGGCACTCTTGTTCGGCGACGGCGCAGGTGCCGTCATCCTACAGGGTGAAGAGGACTGCAGCCCTGAGTGGCGAGGGATTCTTGGGATCAGGTTGTATGCCGATGGGGCGCACCACGGGCTCATTCGAGTCCCGGGGGGAGGATCACGGACGCCCTTGTCATCCGTTAGGGTGCGTAAGCGGGAGCATACGCTTCGCATGCAGGGGGCATCGCTGTTTCGGATAGCCGTTCGCCGGATTGAACAGGCTGTGCTGGAGATCTTGAAAGAATTCGGCATCGGTCCCGGAGATCTCGAACAGGTCGTCCTTCACCAAGCGAACGGTCGAATCTTGTCTCACGTTGCCGATCGCCTGGGTATCGACCGGGACCGATTGGCATCGGTGATCGAACGATCTGGCAATACGTCCTCCGCGTCTCTTCCGATCGCGCTCGATGATGCCGTTTGCAGCGGGAATATCTCGCCGGGCGATCTGGTGCTGCTCGGCAGTTTCGGCGGCGGATTCACTTGGGCAACGGGCCTCGTACGATGGTAA
- the bamD gene encoding outer membrane protein assembly factor BamD: MGDFSAGDVRSGIKKALSGTDEQIFLGDTIENHYHPNVIMKRGEAYFEKEEYAEALVEYKHFMELHRNHVLAPYAAFRIGEIHFAMAKTIDRDPEPIHKAIAAFEQMRKDFPGSRYENQAQQKLTECQDWIAQMHLFVGQFYYRRGSYLAAAHRFQQILKEYPDKPAAAEALYFLAKAYHEMGADDWARENLISLGERHPNSTVSEDGKKLLKKIGGAQPSTVLAQKPDSVPPSDAGSGTVRSSRPAANPSPPAIGTLGIPPSLDSFGASAATTLGQGVTVCRLGAWC; this comes from the coding sequence GTGGGTGATTTCTCAGCCGGCGACGTACGAAGCGGGATCAAGAAAGCCCTGAGTGGCACCGATGAACAAATTTTCCTCGGAGATACGATTGAGAACCACTACCACCCCAACGTCATCATGAAGCGAGGGGAGGCGTATTTTGAGAAAGAAGAGTATGCGGAGGCATTGGTCGAATACAAACACTTCATGGAGCTCCATCGCAATCACGTCCTGGCTCCCTATGCAGCCTTTAGGATAGGAGAAATTCATTTTGCGATGGCAAAGACCATCGATCGTGATCCCGAACCGATACACAAGGCTATCGCTGCATTTGAGCAGATGAGAAAAGATTTTCCCGGAAGCCGCTATGAGAACCAGGCTCAGCAAAAACTCACGGAATGCCAAGATTGGATCGCTCAGATGCACCTTTTCGTAGGACAATTCTATTACCGGCGAGGTTCCTACCTCGCTGCCGCGCATCGATTCCAGCAAATCTTGAAGGAGTATCCTGATAAGCCCGCCGCCGCAGAAGCCTTGTACTTCCTCGCCAAGGCATACCATGAAATGGGAGCCGACGATTGGGCGAGGGAGAATCTCATCTCATTGGGAGAAAGGCATCCGAACAGTACAGTTTCGGAGGATGGTAAAAAATTGCTGAAGAAAATCGGCGGGGCTCAACCAAGTACGGTTCTAGCCCAGAAGCCAGATTCTGTGCCCCCTTCCGACGCAGGCTCAGGGACGGTCCGAAGCAGTCGGCCAGCCGCTAATCCATCCCCACCGGCAATCGGAACGCTCGGCATCCCTCCGTCGCTCGACTCGTTCGGTGCTTCCGCTGCCACCACGCTGGGACAAGGCGTTACAGTCTGTCGTCTTGGCGCCTGGTGCTGA
- a CDS encoding cytochrome c biogenesis protein CcdA, whose amino-acid sequence MTQSIPQISLIAAFSAGLLSFVSPCVLPLVPSYISYITGLSVEQLTDATERVKFKKAIVLNSLLFILGFSSVFIAFGASASFLGQILISYQDVIRRIGGVLIVVFGLYLLGILNLKFLKMEHRYQFRSRPAGYLGSFLIGVAFAAGWTPCVGPVLGSILLYAGTTDSLLNGIVLLAFYSFGLGLPLFLTALGIDRFLAYFKEVRTYLWGVSTVSGVMLVLVGVMIYANSLTMVTSFLERYGIGWYLGQ is encoded by the coding sequence ATGACGCAATCCATCCCACAGATTTCGCTCATTGCCGCCTTTTCGGCGGGGCTCCTTTCGTTCGTGTCCCCGTGCGTGCTGCCGTTGGTACCGAGCTATATTTCCTACATTACCGGCCTGTCGGTCGAGCAGTTGACGGACGCGACCGAACGGGTCAAGTTCAAGAAGGCGATCGTCTTGAACTCGTTGTTGTTTATCCTTGGATTTTCATCGGTCTTCATTGCCTTCGGCGCATCGGCCAGTTTTCTCGGTCAGATCCTGATCTCCTATCAAGACGTGATTCGACGCATTGGTGGTGTGTTGATTGTCGTGTTCGGGCTGTACCTGCTCGGAATTCTGAATCTGAAGTTCCTAAAAATGGAGCATCGGTATCAGTTTCGCAGTAGGCCGGCCGGGTACCTGGGGTCGTTCTTGATCGGTGTCGCTTTTGCCGCTGGTTGGACACCCTGTGTCGGGCCGGTGCTGGGATCCATTCTTCTCTATGCCGGTACGACCGATTCTCTTCTTAACGGAATTGTATTGCTGGCATTTTATTCGTTCGGGTTGGGCCTGCCTCTATTTCTCACGGCACTGGGCATCGATCGATTCTTAGCCTATTTCAAAGAAGTGCGAACCTATCTGTGGGGCGTTTCAACCGTGAGCGGCGTCATGCTGGTCCTCGTCGGCGTGATGATCTACGCCAATTCACTCACCATGGTGACGAGTTTCTTAGAGCGATACGGGATCGGTTGGTATCTTGGGCAATGA
- a CDS encoding TlpA disulfide reductase family protein encodes MKNSLVTAVFTFASVGVLFAAPCSEAESTQTKTRPGFERGVVQVGDEAPNFMLRDLAGNVMSLSQLRGRVVLLNFWATWCGPCRVEMPAMEQLYRTLPRREFEILAVSTDPQGAAVTRPFQREMGFTFPILHDSEYRVGLAYGARTIPITFMVDRRGIVRQKIFGARDWDSPEARDLIHELMKS; translated from the coding sequence ATGAAGAATTCTCTAGTGACTGCTGTTTTCACCTTCGCGTCGGTTGGTGTACTTTTCGCGGCACCTTGCTCTGAGGCGGAGTCGACCCAGACCAAAACGAGGCCGGGCTTCGAACGCGGTGTCGTTCAAGTCGGTGACGAAGCGCCGAATTTCATGCTGCGAGACCTTGCCGGGAACGTCATGAGTTTGTCTCAGCTCAGGGGGAGGGTCGTCCTACTAAATTTCTGGGCGACCTGGTGCGGACCGTGCCGTGTCGAGATGCCGGCGATGGAACAGCTTTATCGAACGTTGCCTCGAAGAGAGTTCGAAATCCTGGCCGTGTCGACGGATCCACAGGGCGCAGCGGTTACCCGTCCGTTCCAGCGGGAAATGGGGTTCACATTTCCCATTCTTCATGACTCGGAGTACCGCGTAGGCCTGGCGTATGGGGCACGTACGATTCCGATCACGTTCATGGTCGATCGCCGAGGCATCGTGCGACAAAAGATTTTCGGTGCACGCGATTGGGACTCACCGGAGGCCCGTGACCTGATTCATGAACTGATGAAATCGTAG
- the metK gene encoding methionine adenosyltransferase: protein MRDNFLFTSESVTEGHPDKIADQISDGILDAIIAQDKYSRVACETILTTGIAFVAGEISTKAYVEIPDIIRDVIKDVGYCDASWGFDFHTCSVLTAIHQQSGDIAMGVDSGGAGDQGLMFGYATNETDELMPMPIVLAHRLTKRLAEVRKTDILKWVRPDGKSQVTVEYKNGRPVRIDTIVVSTQHSPDVTTKQIERDIMDKVIKPVMPKGLYDPTGVKHHINPTGRFVVGGPMGDTGLTGRKIIVDTYGGHGSHGGGAFSGKDPTKVDRSASYMARYIAKNLVAAGLADKCEVQLAYAIGVADPVSVLVDTKGTEKVSVDVLDKLVRKHFPMTPRGIIDHLKLRRPIFRKTAAYGHFGRTEPEFTWERTDKTKALRKDAGL from the coding sequence ATGCGAGACAATTTCTTGTTTACTTCAGAATCGGTCACTGAAGGACATCCGGATAAGATCGCCGACCAGATTTCCGACGGCATCTTGGACGCCATCATTGCTCAGGATAAATATTCCCGCGTCGCCTGCGAAACGATCCTAACCACCGGTATCGCGTTTGTAGCCGGCGAAATCTCAACCAAGGCCTACGTCGAAATCCCCGACATTATCCGTGACGTCATCAAGGACGTCGGCTACTGCGATGCGTCGTGGGGATTCGACTTTCATACCTGCTCGGTCCTCACCGCTATTCACCAGCAATCAGGTGACATCGCGATGGGGGTGGATTCCGGAGGAGCCGGCGATCAGGGCTTGATGTTCGGCTACGCCACCAATGAAACGGACGAGCTCATGCCCATGCCGATCGTCCTGGCCCACCGGCTGACCAAACGCCTGGCAGAGGTGCGCAAAACAGACATTCTAAAGTGGGTGCGCCCAGACGGCAAATCTCAAGTGACCGTCGAGTACAAGAACGGCAGGCCCGTGCGGATCGATACGATCGTCGTCTCCACGCAACATAGTCCCGATGTGACCACCAAGCAAATTGAGCGCGACATCATGGACAAAGTCATCAAGCCCGTGATGCCCAAAGGGCTCTATGATCCAACAGGCGTGAAACATCACATCAATCCGACCGGTCGTTTCGTCGTCGGTGGTCCAATGGGCGACACGGGACTCACAGGCAGGAAGATTATCGTCGACACGTACGGCGGTCATGGCAGTCACGGCGGCGGTGCCTTCTCCGGCAAAGATCCTACAAAGGTGGACCGCTCCGCCTCCTATATGGCTCGCTATATTGCCAAGAATCTTGTGGCCGCTGGCTTGGCCGACAAATGCGAAGTGCAGCTGGCTTACGCGATCGGAGTTGCCGATCCTGTGTCTGTACTCGTCGACACCAAGGGCACAGAAAAAGTGTCGGTCGATGTTCTGGACAAACTCGTGCGCAAGCATTTCCCCATGACTCCACGGGGCATCATCGATCATCTCAAGCTTCGGCGGCCGATTTTCCGCAAGACGGCCGCGTATGGACACTTTGGACGTACCGAGCCTGAGTTCACGTGGGAGAGAACCGATAAGACGAAGGCATTGCGCAAAGACGCGGGACTGTAA
- the ahcY gene encoding adenosylhomocysteinase, translated as MDYDVRDIKLADQGRLKIEWAEATMPVLRLIRKRFKRQQPLKGVRVTACLHVTTETANLAITLKAGGADVRLCASNPLSTQDDVAAALVQHEGIPTFAIKGEDNPTYYRHIESAIAHRPHVTMDDGADVVSHLHSKRKELLRNVIGGTEETTTGVIRLRSMAEKKVLKFPVISVNDADTKHMFDNRYGTGQSTMDGIVRATNRLVCGSVVVVVGYGWCGRGIAMRAKGLGADVIVTEIDPLKGLEAVMDGFRVMPMEQAAPVGDFFVTVTGNIHVIRGEHFAAMKDGAIVCNSGHFNVELDIPTLEKLAGARRVVRTGVEQFTLKKNGHRVNLLGEGRLVNLATAEGHPSSVMDMSFANQALSAEYIVKNYKQLEKKVYPVPPVIDKEIARLKLAGMGVAIDQLTAEQKKYLASWEMGT; from the coding sequence GTGGATTACGATGTCAGAGATATCAAACTGGCGGACCAGGGCAGATTGAAGATCGAATGGGCCGAAGCAACGATGCCGGTGTTGCGGTTGATTCGTAAACGCTTTAAACGACAACAACCGCTGAAGGGCGTTCGCGTCACCGCCTGTTTACACGTGACCACTGAAACGGCGAACCTGGCGATCACGTTGAAAGCCGGTGGTGCCGATGTCCGTCTCTGTGCATCAAACCCCCTCAGCACGCAGGACGATGTCGCCGCGGCATTGGTGCAACACGAAGGTATTCCAACTTTTGCGATTAAGGGCGAAGACAACCCCACCTACTATCGCCACATCGAGTCCGCCATCGCTCACCGCCCACATGTCACCATGGATGACGGCGCCGATGTCGTCTCGCACCTGCATTCCAAACGAAAAGAACTCCTGCGGAACGTGATTGGGGGGACGGAGGAAACAACCACCGGCGTCATTCGTTTACGCAGCATGGCTGAAAAGAAAGTGCTCAAGTTTCCGGTCATCTCTGTCAACGACGCCGATACCAAGCATATGTTCGACAATCGCTACGGCACCGGACAATCCACCATGGACGGCATCGTGCGCGCCACGAACCGCTTGGTCTGCGGCTCAGTGGTCGTCGTCGTGGGTTATGGTTGGTGCGGACGAGGCATCGCCATGCGGGCGAAAGGTTTGGGCGCGGACGTCATCGTGACGGAGATAGATCCGTTGAAAGGCCTCGAAGCCGTCATGGATGGCTTCCGCGTGATGCCGATGGAACAAGCCGCTCCGGTCGGAGATTTCTTCGTAACCGTCACCGGCAACATCCATGTCATCCGTGGCGAACATTTTGCCGCCATGAAGGACGGGGCCATCGTCTGTAACAGCGGCCACTTCAACGTGGAGCTGGATATCCCAACCCTCGAAAAGCTGGCCGGGGCACGCCGGGTGGTCCGTACCGGCGTCGAGCAGTTTACACTCAAGAAGAATGGCCATCGTGTCAACTTGCTCGGTGAAGGCCGGCTCGTCAACCTCGCCACTGCCGAGGGGCATCCGTCTAGCGTCATGGACATGAGCTTCGCCAACCAGGCACTCAGCGCGGAGTATATCGTCAAGAATTACAAACAGCTCGAAAAAAAGGTCTATCCCGTACCTCCGGTCATCGACAAAGAAATTGCGCGTCTTAAACTAGCAGGCATGGGAGTGGCGATCGACCAGTTGACGGCGGAACAGAAGAAGTATCTCGCATCCTGGGAAATGGGGACGTAA
- a CDS encoding cyclase family protein, with protein MRPRYTASMWIAALGLVVSLGCASNRWSNHFSWSQSQIVDLTHSFGSDTIVWPTEQDFKLVVQHAEDMPGGYYYASNRMEMPEHGGTHLDAPNHFSKGKQSLDQIPIERLTGAGVKIDVTEQCARDRNYRITILDVERWETKHGGIPPHTIVLLSTGNARFWPNRKDYLGTELRGQKGIQTLHFPGLHPDAAAWLVHERQVKAVGIDTASIDYGQSTGFETHAALLSQNVPVFENLADLNDLPARNFDVIALPMKIAGGTGGPLRIIAVVPPSH; from the coding sequence ATGCGACCGAGGTACACGGCGAGTATGTGGATCGCAGCACTGGGTCTGGTCGTCAGTCTTGGATGTGCTTCTAACCGCTGGAGCAATCATTTTTCCTGGTCGCAATCGCAGATCGTTGATCTGACCCATTCCTTTGGATCGGATACGATTGTCTGGCCGACGGAGCAAGATTTTAAGCTGGTTGTCCAGCACGCCGAGGACATGCCGGGCGGATACTACTATGCTTCGAATCGTATGGAGATGCCCGAGCATGGTGGTACGCACCTCGATGCCCCGAATCATTTTTCAAAAGGAAAGCAATCGTTAGACCAGATTCCAATCGAGCGTCTAACCGGGGCTGGTGTCAAAATCGATGTCACTGAGCAGTGCGCTCGCGATCGGAATTACCGGATAACTATCTTGGATGTTGAGCGATGGGAAACCAAGCATGGTGGAATTCCTCCACACACCATCGTCCTGTTGAGTACGGGCAATGCCCGATTTTGGCCAAATCGAAAAGACTATCTAGGCACGGAATTGAGAGGGCAGAAAGGTATACAGACGTTGCATTTTCCTGGATTGCATCCCGACGCGGCTGCCTGGCTCGTGCATGAACGGCAAGTGAAAGCTGTGGGCATCGACACAGCGTCGATCGACTATGGGCAATCGACCGGGTTCGAGACGCATGCCGCTCTGCTTTCTCAGAACGTGCCGGTGTTCGAGAATCTTGCCGATCTGAATGACCTACCGGCGCGGAACTTTGACGTCATTGCACTACCCATGAAAATCGCCGGTGGGACTGGCGGCCCACTGCGGATCATTGCGGTCGTGCCACCATCTCACTAA